A genome region from uncultured Roseibium sp. includes the following:
- a CDS encoding hydrogenase expression/formation protein has protein sequence MSNPIGSMVGPGSQPADEDGGVLDYMSMPSGMMTFSTPNLPEAEDAEDLATGKAALEDLLQLLEGYDPFAAAGRADFSKLDAANLELVNQVLGEGEVSVIGGAALQAQESVLAGVWRVREADADGRLVADYAEVSPFPEAVLTKAFDGAQAQITMPDRFGPNIFNAPPLLPEINDYVARSDEAALPHVINLSLLPHTEEDLGLLNDLLGRGEITILSRGYGNCRITATATKNAWWVQFYNSQDTLILNTIEICRIPEVACAAPEDIADSADRLNEILEVYR, from the coding sequence ATGAGCAATCCAATCGGATCGATGGTCGGGCCGGGAAGTCAGCCGGCGGACGAGGACGGTGGCGTCCTGGACTACATGTCCATGCCGTCCGGCATGATGACCTTTTCAACTCCGAACCTGCCGGAGGCCGAGGACGCGGAAGATCTCGCAACCGGCAAGGCTGCTCTGGAGGACTTGCTGCAACTGCTCGAGGGCTATGATCCATTCGCCGCGGCCGGCCGCGCGGATTTCAGCAAGCTGGATGCCGCCAATCTCGAACTGGTCAACCAGGTGCTTGGCGAGGGCGAGGTATCGGTGATCGGCGGCGCGGCGCTGCAGGCACAGGAATCCGTCCTAGCTGGCGTCTGGCGGGTCCGTGAAGCCGATGCGGACGGCAGGCTCGTCGCCGATTATGCGGAAGTGTCGCCCTTTCCCGAGGCCGTTCTGACGAAAGCCTTCGACGGAGCCCAGGCGCAGATTACGATGCCCGACCGCTTCGGCCCCAATATCTTCAACGCACCGCCGCTGCTGCCGGAAATCAACGACTATGTCGCCCGCTCCGACGAGGCGGCCCTGCCCCACGTCATCAACCTGTCGCTGCTGCCGCATACGGAAGAGGATCTCGGCCTTCTCAACGATCTTCTCGGCCGGGGCGAAATCACGATCCTGTCGCGCGGCTACGGCAACTGCCGGATCACGGCGACAGCCACGAAGAACGCATGGTGGGTCCAGTTCTACAACTCTCAGGACACGCTGATCCTGAACACGATCGAGATCTGCCGCATTCCGGAAGTGGCCTGCGCCGCGCCCGAGGACATCGCCGACTCCGCCGACCGCCTGAACGAAATTCTTGAGGTTTACCGATGA
- a CDS encoding rubredoxin, translated as MTGGFFAGSYGGDASKIGPKTKLECKICWHVYDPVEGDDYWQIPAGTPFAALPDHWTCPECDAGKDGFMVIGEN; from the coding sequence ATGACAGGCGGCTTTTTCGCAGGCTCCTACGGCGGCGACGCCAGCAAGATCGGGCCGAAGACGAAGCTCGAATGCAAGATCTGCTGGCACGTCTATGACCCGGTTGAAGGCGACGACTACTGGCAGATCCCGGCGGGCACGCCGTTCGCCGCCCTGCCGGATCACTGGACCTGTCCGGAATGCGATGCCGGCAAGGACGGCTTCATGGTGATCGGGGAAAACTGA
- the hybE gene encoding [NiFe]-hydrogenase assembly chaperone HybE: MTDAAAIAERLETCFRQVHTERMDGVPILNEALAVRAVGTQTWNGFWLSILITPWFINVVLLPQEPDGEAIRTGEKRMFGFPAGSFEFIRGHEDHLGPFWMCSLFSPVFEFTDMETAEAAAEAALTELFEAEEENTEADRDMRKIWRGEWPDAETDAQEEIKADAEPVAALEDEDQAAAPSAFSRRGLLTGKLRETNL; encoded by the coding sequence ATGACGGATGCCGCAGCCATCGCCGAACGTCTGGAAACCTGCTTCCGGCAGGTGCACACCGAACGCATGGACGGGGTTCCGATCCTCAACGAGGCGCTGGCGGTGCGCGCTGTCGGAACGCAAACCTGGAACGGCTTCTGGCTGAGCATCCTGATCACCCCCTGGTTCATCAACGTGGTGCTGTTGCCGCAGGAACCGGACGGCGAGGCGATCCGCACCGGCGAAAAACGGATGTTCGGCTTTCCGGCCGGATCCTTCGAATTCATCCGCGGCCATGAGGACCATCTCGGCCCCTTCTGGATGTGCTCGCTGTTCTCGCCCGTCTTCGAGTTTACGGACATGGAAACGGCTGAAGCCGCCGCCGAGGCGGCACTGACGGAATTGTTCGAAGCCGAGGAAGAAAACACCGAAGCCGACCGCGATATGCGAAAGATCTGGCGCGGTGAATGGCCGGATGCCGAAACCGACGCCCAAGAGGAGATCAAAGCGGACGCCGAACCTGTCGCAGCCCTGGAAGATGAAGACCAAGCCGCCGCGCCATCCGCCTTCAGCCGGCGCGGCCTTTTGACCGGAAAACTCCGGGAGACGAACTTGTGA
- the hypA gene encoding hydrogenase maturation nickel metallochaperone HypA: MHEMSICESILGLLRDQAQSQNFSKVERVCLEIGPLSGVEIEALKFGFDVVMRDTLADGARLEIIETAGTAWCMPCGHSVTIEQRFDACPDCGSHQLQVTGGEELRIKELEVN, encoded by the coding sequence ATGCACGAAATGTCAATTTGCGAGAGCATCCTGGGTCTCCTGCGGGACCAGGCGCAGTCGCAGAATTTCTCGAAGGTGGAGCGGGTCTGCCTGGAGATCGGGCCCTTGTCCGGCGTGGAGATCGAGGCGTTGAAATTCGGGTTCGACGTGGTCATGCGCGACACGCTGGCCGACGGCGCCCGGCTGGAAATTATCGAAACGGCGGGGACGGCCTGGTGTATGCCCTGCGGGCACAGCGTTACGATCGAACAGCGTTTCGATGCCTGCCCCGACTGCGGCTCGCACCAGTTGCAGGTGACGGGCGGCGAGGAACTTCGGATCAAGGAACTGGAGGTCAACTGA
- the hypB gene encoding hydrogenase nickel incorporation protein HypB: MCTVCGCGEGEVRIEGKEHGHQHGSDHGHAHDHTHDHPHDHHHHHDGHDSHHHHHDHSHDHGAHHYGEGPAGTSVPGMSQTRLIQLEQDILSKNNGYAAQNRQLFADRGILALNLVSSPGSGKTTLLVKTIEMLAGRLKPYVIEGDQQTSADADRIRATGAPAIQVNTGKGCHLDGHMVGHALEHLAPADGSVVFIENVGNLVCPAAFDLGEAHKVAILSVTEGEDKPLKYPDMFAASDLVLLNKTDLLPHLDFDVEAAIANARKVNPAIKVLQVSARTGEGMAGWCAWIEAARAMQLAGHPAGAAAE; encoded by the coding sequence ATGTGTACGGTTTGCGGCTGCGGCGAAGGCGAGGTTCGCATCGAGGGCAAGGAGCATGGCCACCAGCACGGCTCTGATCATGGTCACGCCCATGACCACACCCACGACCACCCCCATGACCATCATCACCATCATGATGGGCATGACAGTCACCACCATCATCATGACCATTCGCATGATCATGGCGCGCATCACTATGGCGAAGGCCCGGCAGGCACCTCTGTGCCCGGCATGAGCCAAACGCGGTTGATCCAGTTGGAACAGGACATCCTGTCGAAGAACAACGGTTATGCGGCCCAAAACCGGCAGCTCTTTGCCGACCGCGGTATTCTTGCGCTCAATCTTGTTTCCAGCCCCGGCTCCGGCAAGACGACGCTTCTGGTGAAGACCATCGAAATGCTGGCGGGCCGGCTGAAACCTTATGTCATCGAAGGCGACCAGCAGACCTCGGCCGATGCGGACCGGATCCGCGCCACCGGCGCGCCGGCGATCCAGGTCAACACCGGCAAGGGCTGCCATCTCGACGGCCACATGGTCGGCCACGCCCTGGAGCATCTGGCACCGGCCGACGGCAGCGTCGTCTTCATCGAGAATGTCGGCAACCTGGTCTGCCCCGCCGCTTTCGATCTCGGCGAAGCCCACAAGGTGGCGATCCTGTCGGTGACCGAAGGCGAGGACAAGCCACTGAAATACCCGGACATGTTCGCCGCCAGCGACCTGGTGCTTCTGAACAAGACCGACCTGCTGCCCCATCTCGATTTCGATGTGGAAGCGGCGATTGCCAACGCCCGAAAGGTCAATCCGGCGATCAAGGTGCTGCAGGTCTCCGCCCGCACGGGCGAAGGCATGGCCGGCTGGTGCGCCTGGATCGAGGCCGCACGCGCCATGCAGCTGGCCGGCCATCCGGCCGGCGCGGCCGCAGAATAA
- a CDS encoding HypC/HybG/HupF family hydrogenase formation chaperone, with protein sequence MCLAIPARVVELEDGDIAVVALEGVKKRISIALVEDIAIGDYVLIHVGYALHKVSPEEAARTLELMAEAGVLSVELAEIGESAA encoded by the coding sequence ATGTGCCTGGCAATCCCGGCAAGGGTGGTTGAACTGGAAGACGGCGACATTGCTGTCGTCGCGCTCGAAGGGGTGAAGAAGCGGATCTCCATTGCCCTCGTGGAGGACATTGCAATCGGCGACTATGTCCTCATCCACGTCGGCTACGCGCTGCACAAGGTCAGCCCGGAAGAAGCCGCGCGGACGCTGGAACTGATGGCGGAGGCCGGCGTGCTTTCGGTAGAACTCGCTGAAATCGGGGAGAGCGCGGCATGA
- the hypD gene encoding hydrogenase formation protein HypD, whose product MKYVDEFRDRKLAEKLAGAIATEADPARHYYLMEFCGGHTHAIFRYGVQDLMPDNVSFVHGPGCPVCVLPVRRLDDAVELAERHGVILCTYGDMMRVPGTKQRSLIRAKADGADIRMVYSTADALKIARDNPDREVVFFAIGFETTTPPTAVAILQAEAEGLSNFSVFCNHVLTPAAIGHVLGSPDPRDLEQVRIDGFLGPSHVSAVIGSKPYEAGADLYRKPVVICGFEPLDVMQSVLMLIRQINEGRHEVENQYTRVVTREGNKKAQALVDKVMERRDAFEWRGLGTVPDSALQIRDGYAAFDAEKRFAVSEKTSREVKSCECPAILRGAKKPTDCKLFGTVCTPENPMGSCMVSSEGACAAYWSYGRFREPAKNKEAAA is encoded by the coding sequence ATGAAATACGTCGACGAATTCAGGGACCGCAAACTCGCCGAAAAGCTTGCCGGTGCAATCGCCACGGAGGCGGACCCCGCGCGGCATTATTACCTGATGGAATTCTGCGGCGGTCACACCCATGCGATCTTCCGCTATGGCGTCCAGGACCTTATGCCGGACAACGTCAGCTTCGTTCACGGGCCCGGCTGCCCGGTCTGCGTCCTGCCGGTGCGCCGCCTGGACGATGCGGTGGAACTGGCCGAACGCCACGGCGTCATCCTGTGCACCTATGGCGACATGATGCGCGTGCCGGGCACCAAGCAACGCTCCCTGATCCGAGCGAAAGCGGACGGCGCCGACATCCGCATGGTCTATTCGACCGCGGACGCCCTGAAGATCGCCCGTGACAATCCGGATCGGGAGGTGGTCTTCTTCGCCATCGGCTTCGAGACGACCACACCGCCCACGGCGGTGGCGATCCTGCAGGCCGAGGCCGAAGGGCTCAGCAACTTCTCCGTCTTCTGCAACCATGTGCTTACTCCGGCCGCCATCGGTCATGTCCTCGGATCACCGGATCCCCGGGATCTGGAGCAGGTCCGGATCGATGGATTTCTCGGACCGTCCCATGTCAGCGCGGTCATCGGTTCAAAGCCCTATGAGGCGGGCGCAGACCTCTACCGCAAACCGGTGGTGATCTGCGGGTTCGAACCGCTGGATGTGATGCAGTCCGTGCTGATGCTGATCCGCCAGATCAACGAGGGGCGCCATGAGGTGGAAAACCAGTACACCCGCGTCGTCACGCGCGAGGGCAACAAGAAGGCCCAGGCACTCGTCGACAAGGTGATGGAGCGCCGCGACGCATTCGAATGGCGCGGACTGGGCACGGTGCCCGACAGCGCGCTGCAGATCCGCGACGGCTACGCCGCCTTCGACGCGGAAAAACGCTTTGCCGTCAGCGAAAAGACTTCGCGCGAGGTCAAGTCTTGCGAATGCCCGGCGATCCTGCGCGGCGCGAAAAAGCCGACGGACTGCAAACTGTTCGGCACGGTCTGCACCCCGGAAAATCCGATGGGCTCCTGCATGGTGTCTTCGGAAGGCGCCTGCGCGGCCTACTGGAGCTACGGCCGGTTTCGTGAACCGGCAAAGAACAAGGAGGCGGCCGCATGA
- the hypE gene encoding hydrogenase expression/formation protein HypE produces MNKIDDRLSFRTGSVDMTHGGGGRAMADLIRDLFHRHLANPILDQGHDAARFRVPAGRLVMSTDGHVISPLFFPGGDIGSLAVHGTLNDVAMAGARPLYMTAGFILEEGFPLVDLERIVLSMAQAAREANVPIVTGDTKVVEKGKGDGVFITTTGLGVVPDDVYIAVGNARPGQKILVSGSLGDHGVAILSKRENLEFETEIRSDSAALHTLVAAMVTEVPGIAVLRDPTRGGLAATLNEIARTAHVGMVLDEAEIPVKPDVAAACELLGLDPLYVANEGKLICLCEAEDAERLLAVMRSHPLAEQAALIGEVVEDENGLVRMKTGFGGQRVVDWLAGEQLPRIC; encoded by the coding sequence ATGAACAAGATCGACGATCGTCTCTCGTTCCGCACCGGCTCGGTCGACATGACCCACGGCGGCGGCGGCCGGGCGATGGCGGACCTGATCCGCGATCTGTTCCACCGCCACCTCGCCAATCCGATCCTGGATCAGGGCCATGACGCCGCCCGCTTCCGCGTGCCCGCTGGCCGGCTGGTGATGTCCACCGACGGCCACGTGATCTCGCCCCTGTTCTTTCCCGGTGGCGACATCGGCTCGCTTGCCGTCCACGGCACCTTGAACGACGTCGCCATGGCCGGCGCCCGGCCGCTCTACATGACCGCCGGTTTCATCCTGGAAGAAGGTTTCCCGCTCGTCGATCTGGAACGGATCGTCCTGTCCATGGCCCAAGCCGCGCGCGAGGCCAACGTCCCGATCGTCACCGGTGATACCAAGGTGGTGGAAAAGGGAAAGGGCGACGGCGTCTTTATTACCACGACCGGCCTCGGCGTGGTGCCCGACGATGTCTATATCGCCGTCGGCAACGCCCGGCCCGGTCAGAAAATCCTGGTGTCGGGATCCCTGGGCGACCACGGTGTCGCGATCCTCTCCAAGCGGGAAAATCTGGAGTTCGAAACCGAGATCCGCTCCGACAGCGCCGCGCTTCACACGCTGGTCGCGGCCATGGTCACCGAAGTGCCCGGCATCGCCGTTCTGCGCGACCCGACCCGCGGCGGACTGGCCGCGACCCTGAACGAGATCGCCCGGACGGCACATGTTGGCATGGTGCTCGACGAGGCCGAGATCCCGGTAAAGCCCGACGTTGCCGCCGCCTGCGAGCTGCTCGGCCTCGATCCCCTCTACGTCGCCAACGAAGGCAAGCTGATCTGCCTGTGCGAGGCGGAGGACGCCGAGCGGCTTCTCGCGGTGATGCGGAGCCACCCGCTCGCGGAACAGGCCGCACTCATCGGCGAGGTAGTCGAGGATGAAAACGGTCTCGTGCGCATGAAGACCGGCTTCGGTGGTCAGCGTGTCGTCGACTGGTTAGCCGGCGAACAGCTGCCGCGGATATGTTAG
- a CDS encoding sigma-54 dependent transcriptional regulator: MTDLPTILLIDDEIRSLESLERILCDDFEVRTAATIEDANAILEQDWIQVILCDQRMPQQSGVEFLKSVRQRWPDIIRMIVSGYTDAHDIIDGINEAGIFQYITKPWHPENLILTLQNACRLYGLQRENELLAIELKMSPSGARKVVADRRESLRKDYDFDDGIIRGKTSPMNDVCATLRQVAPYDVPVLLCGSSGTGKELAARALHYGSLRWNKPFVVENCGALPDQLLESELFGHKRGAFTGAVEDHVGLFERANGGSVFLDEIGEVSPAFQVKLLRVLQEGEIRPVGSAKTRKVDIRVIAATNKDLEDEVKAGRFRADLYYRLAGMVIRMPDLKDRRGDIPVLARALLSRAMDHLGKQVEGFSDEALECMQAYRWPGNVRELQNEIQQMLVMGEEGALLGADLLSRHILRADHSLDQEETDMLDDLEGTLKDRVAQVESRIIRETLIRNRWNKSKAARELGLSRVGLRSKLERYELEKIKPLPSARRATG, encoded by the coding sequence ATGACCGACCTGCCCACGATCCTGCTGATCGACGATGAAATCCGCTCGCTGGAATCCCTGGAACGGATCCTGTGCGACGATTTCGAGGTCCGGACAGCGGCGACCATAGAGGACGCCAACGCCATTCTGGAACAGGACTGGATCCAGGTGATCCTGTGCGACCAGCGCATGCCCCAGCAGTCCGGCGTGGAGTTCCTGAAATCCGTGCGCCAGCGCTGGCCGGACATCATCCGCATGATCGTCTCCGGCTACACGGACGCCCATGACATTATCGACGGCATCAACGAGGCCGGGATCTTCCAGTACATCACCAAGCCGTGGCATCCGGAAAACCTGATCCTGACCCTGCAGAACGCCTGCCGCCTCTATGGGCTGCAGCGCGAAAACGAACTGCTGGCGATCGAACTGAAAATGTCGCCTTCCGGCGCGCGCAAGGTGGTTGCCGACCGCCGGGAGAGCCTGCGCAAGGATTACGATTTCGACGACGGCATCATCCGCGGCAAGACGAGTCCGATGAACGATGTCTGCGCCACCCTGCGCCAGGTCGCGCCCTATGACGTGCCGGTGCTGCTGTGCGGGTCCTCCGGCACGGGCAAGGAACTGGCGGCGCGCGCGCTCCATTACGGTTCGCTGCGCTGGAACAAACCCTTCGTGGTGGAAAATTGCGGCGCACTGCCCGATCAGTTGCTGGAAAGCGAGCTCTTCGGCCACAAGCGCGGCGCCTTTACCGGTGCGGTCGAGGATCACGTCGGCCTGTTCGAACGGGCAAACGGCGGCAGCGTCTTCCTCGACGAGATCGGCGAAGTCTCGCCCGCCTTCCAGGTCAAGCTCCTGCGCGTGCTCCAGGAAGGTGAAATCAGGCCCGTTGGCAGCGCCAAGACCCGTAAGGTCGACATCCGTGTGATCGCCGCCACCAACAAGGACCTGGAAGACGAGGTCAAGGCCGGCCGGTTCCGCGCCGATCTCTATTACCGCCTCGCCGGCATGGTGATCCGCATGCCGGATCTCAAGGACCGGCGCGGCGACATTCCCGTGCTCGCCCGGGCGCTTCTGTCCCGCGCGATGGACCATCTCGGCAAGCAGGTGGAAGGTTTTTCCGACGAAGCGCTGGAATGCATGCAGGCCTATCGCTGGCCCGGCAACGTGCGCGAGTTGCAGAACGAGATCCAGCAGATGCTGGTGATGGGCGAGGAAGGCGCGCTGCTCGGCGCCGATCTCCTGTCCCGGCATATCCTGCGCGCCGACCACAGCCTGGATCAGGAAGAAACCGACATGCTGGACGATCTGGAAGGCACCCTCAAGGACCGGGTGGCCCAGGTGGAAAGTCGCATTATCCGGGAAACGCTTATCCGCAACCGTTGGAACAAGTCCAAGGCCGCGCGCGAACTGGGCTTGTCACGGGTCGGCCTTCGCAGCAAGCTGGAGCGTTACGAGCTGGAAAAGATCAAGCCGTTGCCGTCTGCACGCAGGGCAACCGGCTAA
- a CDS encoding ATP-binding protein codes for MITRLPGNHAALDLVVPKLSGTIDGTGDTVWIEVIQKMDEVYTDLVDSQTALEEQNARLEEAQDFIGSVLGAMTDVLVACDTEGRIQQVNPALEAIVGKKERTLIGRPIAELFQEKSQGAVTGFLQALSTGGKVSQRDISLAATDSQNALISTICTARHDHRGRLVGMVLVGRPVGELKRAYRDLDAAQEKLTRTQQQLFVSEKMAALGRLVAGVAHELNNPISFVFGNMYALKRYGAAITRYLTACDEEKTRDEMKALRKDLKIDQVLRDIGPLVDGTLEGAERVRDIVQELRRFSSNQQEQPEEFNVVRLIRTAADWVIKAQRVKTELRLELPDRLDMTGRKGQMHQIVVNLVQNAADVLDGRADGEIVISGERQGDDIVIRVADNGTGIADAHRDKIFEPFFTTKPIGSGTGLGLYVSYNMAAKQGGHLSFENRPDGGAEFILKVPVDVRNET; via the coding sequence ATGATAACGCGTCTGCCAGGAAATCATGCCGCTCTCGATCTCGTCGTGCCGAAACTGAGCGGCACGATCGATGGGACCGGCGACACCGTCTGGATCGAGGTGATCCAGAAGATGGACGAGGTCTATACGGATCTCGTCGATTCCCAGACGGCACTGGAAGAACAGAACGCCCGCCTGGAGGAAGCCCAGGACTTCATCGGCTCCGTGCTCGGCGCCATGACCGACGTGCTGGTTGCCTGCGATACGGAAGGCCGGATCCAGCAGGTCAATCCGGCGCTCGAAGCCATTGTCGGCAAGAAGGAGCGGACCCTAATCGGCCGCCCGATCGCCGAGCTGTTTCAGGAAAAATCGCAAGGCGCGGTCACCGGCTTTCTGCAGGCTCTAAGCACCGGAGGAAAGGTGTCCCAGCGCGACATCTCGCTTGCCGCGACCGACAGCCAGAACGCCCTGATCTCGACCATCTGTACTGCCCGCCACGACCACCGCGGTCGTCTGGTCGGAATGGTGCTGGTCGGTCGGCCCGTCGGCGAGTTGAAACGGGCCTATCGCGATCTCGACGCCGCTCAGGAAAAGCTCACCCGGACCCAGCAGCAACTGTTTGTCTCGGAAAAGATGGCCGCCCTCGGTCGCCTCGTCGCCGGCGTCGCCCATGAACTCAACAACCCGATCAGTTTCGTGTTCGGCAACATGTATGCGCTGAAGCGCTACGGCGCGGCGATCACCCGCTATCTGACCGCCTGCGACGAGGAAAAGACCCGCGATGAAATGAAAGCCCTGCGCAAGGACCTCAAGATCGACCAGGTCCTGCGCGACATCGGCCCGCTGGTCGACGGCACGCTCGAAGGCGCGGAGCGGGTGCGCGACATCGTCCAGGAACTGCGCCGCTTCTCCTCCAACCAGCAGGAACAGCCGGAAGAGTTCAACGTGGTCCGGCTGATCCGCACCGCGGCCGATTGGGTGATCAAGGCGCAGCGGGTGAAGACGGAGTTGCGGCTGGAGCTGCCCGATCGTCTCGACATGACCGGGCGCAAGGGGCAGATGCACCAGATCGTCGTCAACCTGGTCCAAAACGCGGCCGATGTGCTCGACGGCCGGGCGGACGGGGAAATCGTTATATCCGGCGAACGCCAGGGCGACGACATTGTCATTCGGGTCGCCGACAACGGCACCGGCATCGCCGATGCCCACCGCGACAAGATTTTCGAACCGTTCTTCACCACCAAGCCGATCGGCTCCGGCACCGGGCTCGGGCTCTATGTCAGCTACAACATGGCGGCCAAACAAGGCGGCCATCTCTCCTTCGAGAACCGTCCGGACGGCGGAGCCGAATTCATCTTGAAGGTCCCCGTGGATGTCCGCAATGAAACCTGA
- a CDS encoding HupU protein — MKPDGKKPVRLFWLQSGGCGGCSLSLLGAEAPDLVTVLEAANIEVLWHPSLSVSSGAQVIDLMERISDGSEPLDILCLEGSVMRGPNGTGKFHIMAGTDRPVMDWVAALAKKARYVIAVGSCAAFGGITAAGSNEVEACGLSYDGRKPGGLLGADFRSAAGLPVINVAGCPIHPGWLTETLHQISSGRFTTRDIDEWERPLSYTMHLVHHGCARNEFYEFKASAERLCDLGCMMENLGCKGTQARADCNMRAWNGAGSCLDGNYPCINCTAPGFEEPGHGFTETPKISGIPVGLPTDMPKAWFVALASLSKAATPKRLKENAVADHFRQPPVDKQKKR; from the coding sequence ATGAAACCTGACGGCAAAAAGCCGGTCCGCCTGTTCTGGCTTCAGTCGGGCGGCTGCGGCGGCTGTTCGCTGTCCCTGCTCGGCGCGGAAGCGCCCGATCTGGTGACGGTGCTGGAAGCCGCCAACATCGAGGTGCTGTGGCATCCCTCGCTCAGCGTTTCCAGCGGCGCGCAGGTTATCGACCTGATGGAGCGCATCTCCGACGGGTCCGAGCCGCTCGATATCCTGTGCCTGGAAGGGTCGGTCATGCGCGGTCCGAACGGCACCGGGAAGTTCCACATCATGGCGGGAACCGATCGTCCGGTGATGGACTGGGTCGCAGCACTTGCGAAGAAGGCCCGCTATGTGATCGCCGTCGGAAGCTGTGCGGCCTTCGGCGGCATCACGGCGGCTGGCTCTAACGAAGTCGAAGCCTGCGGCCTTTCTTATGACGGACGCAAACCGGGCGGACTGCTTGGAGCCGACTTCCGTTCCGCGGCCGGATTGCCGGTGATCAATGTCGCCGGCTGCCCGATCCATCCCGGCTGGCTGACGGAAACTCTTCACCAGATCTCATCAGGTCGCTTCACGACGCGCGATATCGACGAATGGGAACGGCCGCTGTCCTACACCATGCATCTGGTCCACCACGGTTGCGCCCGCAATGAATTTTATGAGTTCAAGGCGAGCGCCGAACGCCTGTGCGATCTCGGCTGCATGATGGAAAACCTCGGCTGCAAGGGCACCCAGGCCCGCGCCGACTGCAACATGCGTGCCTGGAACGGCGCCGGGTCGTGCCTCGACGGCAATTACCCCTGCATCAACTGCACCGCCCCCGGTTTCGAGGAACCGGGCCACGGCTTTACCGAGACACCGAAGATTTCCGGCATTCCGGTTGGCCTTCCGACGGATATGCCCAAGGCCTGGTTCGTGGCGCTCGCCTCCCTGTCCAAGGCGGCGACGCCGAAGCGACTGAAGGAAAACGCCGTCGCCGACCATTTCCGCCAGCCCCCTGTTGACAAGCAAAAGAAAAGGTAA